The following are from one region of the Streptomyces rubrogriseus genome:
- a CDS encoding SAM-dependent methyltransferase, translated as MTGPEPASAPLDTSRPHPARVYDWWLGGKDNYPVDEELARRILAADGTAVRGARANRRFMHRAVRTLAEAGIRQFLDIGTGIPTEPNLHQVAQAVAPESRVVYADNDPIVLRHAEALLHGSAEGATEYVHADVRDPERILRLAGESLDFDRPVALSLVALTHYLGDAADGDDVHGLLKRYKDVLAPGSHLVLSQVTPDLNPAAVGKAAELFARGGTPFHPRSLTEFARFFDGLELLGPGIIPVTGWRPDPEDVAAQTEGIVPVYAGVARKL; from the coding sequence ATGACCGGACCCGAGCCCGCCTCCGCGCCCCTCGACACCAGCCGGCCGCACCCGGCCCGCGTCTACGACTGGTGGCTGGGCGGCAAGGACAACTACCCGGTGGACGAGGAGCTGGCCCGCAGGATCCTCGCGGCGGACGGCACGGCGGTGCGCGGGGCCCGCGCGAACCGGCGGTTCATGCACCGGGCGGTCCGTACCCTCGCCGAGGCCGGGATCCGGCAGTTCCTGGACATAGGCACCGGCATCCCCACCGAGCCGAACCTGCACCAGGTGGCCCAGGCGGTGGCCCCCGAGTCGCGGGTCGTCTACGCCGACAACGACCCGATCGTCCTCCGGCACGCCGAGGCGCTGCTGCACGGCTCGGCGGAGGGCGCCACCGAGTACGTCCACGCGGACGTCCGGGACCCGGAGCGGATCCTGCGGCTGGCGGGCGAGTCCCTGGACTTCGACCGGCCCGTCGCCCTGTCGCTGGTGGCCCTGACCCACTACCTCGGCGACGCCGCCGACGGCGACGACGTGCACGGCCTGCTCAAGCGGTACAAGGACGTGCTCGCACCGGGCAGCCACCTGGTCCTCTCGCAGGTCACGCCCGATCTGAACCCGGCGGCGGTGGGGAAGGCCGCGGAGCTGTTCGCCCGTGGCGGCACGCCGTTCCACCCGCGTTCCCTCACCGAGTTCGCGCGCTTCTTCGACGGTCTGGAACTGCTGGGCCCCGGCATCATCCCGGTCACCGGCTGGCGGCCGGACCCCGAGGACGTGGCGGCCCAGACGGAGGGCATCGTGCCGGTGTACGCGGGGGTGGCCCGCAAGCTCTGA